The sequence below is a genomic window from Chelonoidis abingdonii isolate Lonesome George chromosome 6, CheloAbing_2.0, whole genome shotgun sequence.
CAAAATGGTATCCAAATCAATAGCGACTACCTTGATAGACGACACCAGCAGTGATGTTTTAGATGAGCTCTACAGAGTGACAAGGGAATACactcaaaacaagaaagaagcagaaaagaTCATTAAAAATCTCATCAAAACCGTCATCAAATTGGCAATCCTCTACAGGAATAACCAGTTTAATCAGGAAGAAATAGCACTGATGGAGAAGTTTAAGAAGAAGGTTCATCAGCTGGCTAAAACCGTGGTCAGTTTCCATCAGGTGGATTATACCTTTGACAGGATTTTTTTGTCCAAACTGTTGAATGATTGTAGAGAGATACTTCATCAAATCATCCAACGCCACCTAACTTCAAAATCACATGGACGTGTCAACAATGTGTTTGATCATTTCTCTGATTGTGAATTTTTGGCTGCCTTATACAATCCCTTCGGACCTTATAAGCCCCACTTGCAGAAACTCTGTGATGGTGTCAACAAAATGCTAGA
It includes:
- the TNFAIP8 gene encoding tumor necrosis factor alpha-induced protein 8 isoform X2, coding for MATDIFNSKNLAIQAQKKILGKMVSKSIATTLIDDTSSDVLDELYRVTREYTQNKKEAEKIIKNLIKTVIKLAILYRNNQFNQEEIALMEKFKKKVHQLAKTVVSFHQVDYTFDRIFLSKLLNDCREILHQIIQRHLTSKSHGRVNNVFDHFSDCEFLAALYNPFGPYKPHLQKLCDGVNKMLDEGNI
- the TNFAIP8 gene encoding tumor necrosis factor alpha-induced protein 8 isoform X1 → MSSEADESKEVATDIFNSKNLAIQAQKKILGKMVSKSIATTLIDDTSSDVLDELYRVTREYTQNKKEAEKIIKNLIKTVIKLAILYRNNQFNQEEIALMEKFKKKVHQLAKTVVSFHQVDYTFDRIFLSKLLNDCREILHQIIQRHLTSKSHGRVNNVFDHFSDCEFLAALYNPFGPYKPHLQKLCDGVNKMLDEGNI